One Candidatus Omnitrophota bacterium DNA segment encodes these proteins:
- a CDS encoding SAP domain-containing protein, which yields MRLSDVQKKAQVMSIRDTWKYSKKDLIRTIQKKEGNYDCFGTSKDYCDQEDCCWREDCIK from the coding sequence ATGAGGTTGTCAGATGTGCAAAAGAAGGCGCAAGTGATGAGCATTAGAGATACCTGGAAGTATTCTAAGAAGGATCTTATCAGGACCATACAGAAAAAAGAAGGCAATTACGATTGTTTCGGCACTTCTAAAGATTACTGCGATCAGGAAGATTGCTGTTGGAGAGAGGATTGCATAAAGTAA